A region from the Silene latifolia isolate original U9 population chromosome 7, ASM4854445v1, whole genome shotgun sequence genome encodes:
- the LOC141590281 gene encoding uncharacterized protein LOC141590281: protein MQQPKQDWVLLVWSKWNIPKHTTIAWIIMNNGLNVKEKLCKIGYCTDDRCLICDSDTETQERLFFNCKYSQKIMQQMELWCRLSLQTNRGMGILPPKACLKQKVQYLVVTACYYQVWLQRNSTRMNQVLIKPEKVSEHIIEKSGAESEGSSKNQ, encoded by the coding sequence ATGCAACAGCCTAAGCAAGATTGGGTACTTCTGGTTTGGAGCAAATGGAACATTCCCAAACATACCACTATTGCTTGGATCATCATGAACAATGGATTGAATGTGAAGGAAAAACTATGCAAAATTGGCTACTGTACAGATGATAGATGTCTAATCTGTGACAGTGATACTGAAACACAGGAGCGTCTTTTCTTTAATTGCAAATACAGTCAAAAGATAATGCAGCAGATGGAACTCTGGTGTAGGTTATCTCTGCAGACTAACAGGGGTATGGGTATACTGCCTCCCAAAGCGTGCCTGAAACAGAAAGTTCAGTACCTGGTGGTGACTGCGTGCTATTATCAGGTTTGGCTACAAAGGAATAGTACTAGAATGAATCAAGTACTGATTAAACCAGAGAAGGTGTCTGAGCACATCATTGAGAAGTCAGGAGCAGAATCGGAAGGAAGCTCAAAGAACCAGTAA
- the LOC141590280 gene encoding protein FAR1-RELATED SEQUENCE 9-like, with protein MLKEHVNGFENIGASLNDFKNFNGDVKYYNNERDGQMFVDHFKDIVVNRQGFFFDYDVDFHGSLSKVIWADGIGRRNYSIFGDAVSFDPTYTTNKYDMAFTPFTWVDHHKRSVTFYGALVSHEDANHFNGFSAVFFLQWVGRSLSILSPIRIQQVWMTREDYSEFLKKLNAIIWDENIEAAEFDAKWEEIGREHAINNIDWLKEMYAKRNQWVIAHFRDLEMGSVMRTTQRSESENSFFKRFESKSGSLVEFSLRFDSVMDQQRHTQKKLGNGNRHTSS; from the exons ATGCTGAAGGAACACGTAAATGGGTTTGAGAACATTGGAGCTagcttaaatgattttaagaactttaaCGGAGATGTGAAATACTACAATAATGAACGGGACGGTCAGATGTTCGTAGACCACTTTAAGGACATTGTTGTTAATAGGCAagggttcttctttgactatgatgttgattTTCACGGTAGTCTGAGTAAAGTTATATGGGCTGacggtatcggtagaaggaactACTCTATTTTTGGTGATGCAGTGTCGTTCGATCCGACCTATACCACCAATAAGTATGATATGGCCTTCACACCGTTCACATGGGTAGATCACCATAAACGATCAGTCACGTTCTATGGAGCGCTGGTTTCACATGAAGACGCGAATCATTTCAATGGGTTTTCAGCCGTTTTTTTCCTGCAATGGGTGGGAAGGAGTCTAAGTATATTATCACCAATCAGGATCCAG CAAGTATGGATGACGAGAGAAGATTATTCTGAATTTCTAAAGAAATTGAATGCCATTATATGGGATGAAAACATTGAAGCAGCAGAgttcgatgcaaaatgggaagaaataGGCAGAGAACATGCAATTAATAACATTGATTGGCTTAAGGAAATGTATGCTAAAAGGAACCAGTGGGTTATAGCACATTTTAGGGACCTAGAGATGGGGAGTGTTATGAGGACAACTCAAAGATCAGAAAGTGAAAATAGTTTCTTTAAGAGATTTGAGAGCAAATCGGGATCGTTAGTAGAGTTTTCGCTGCGTTTTGACAGCGTTATGGACCAACAAAGACATACACAGAAGAAGCTCGGCAACGGTAACAGACACACTTCCTCCTAA